In the Topomyia yanbarensis strain Yona2022 chromosome 3, ASM3024719v1, whole genome shotgun sequence genome, one interval contains:
- the LOC131687715 gene encoding uncharacterized protein LOC131687715, whose product MSYNNYSVVQCSFDEEESYLCVLPSSWVVEKGWNKGVRDKLTALDGGDICYWPAKAAGYRLLEKAKKTTNISIDKKLLIPYRCKIKRIGFETYNDACKEQKLMEMHSDTDNTVPKKRMNTDTRAADMFVEILGKKQNATPRADLVPSLSTAAGDQTPTNKRYLAEGLTDDSFNSDLDGSVQNKHIPLKQLSLQQGILPSRKEPVSDSQEETITLRSLFERVQNLATQLDRCLLMLSQVNAKLDTIGSRNHLVEPNNEDQIEVKQNVLQPVTNLAELEAVDEMCSDDRFVESVIKSMGKVHDRRFLRDVSWTGVSKTKDKHGKPKTKIAFSKYNKFIDVFFQTVLNADELFSLEACHKFLKQCIRNSKQRLEDIKQIRTSVSRKRCRKNVRMEEQLEKRDDTSEDRPSDDELDNNASHQTEDLTDSQGMIIEFLEETVLKSEPVVE is encoded by the exons ATGTCCTATAACAACTATTCAGTAGTTCAATGCTCGTTTGATGAGGAGGAATCGTATCTTTGCGTACTGCCTTCTTCATGGGTCGTGGAAAAAGGTTGGAACAAAGGTGTTCGTGATAAATTAACGGCATTAGACGGAGGAGATATTTGTTACTGGCCGGCGAAAGCTGCTGGCTACCGATTGCTGGAAAAAGCCAAGAAAACTACCAACATAAGCATCGACAAAAAATTGCTTATCCCTTACCGATGCAAAATTAAACGTATTGGTTTTGAAACGTACAATGAT GCATGCAAAGAACAGAAGCTAATGGAAATGCACTCAGATACAGATAATACCGTACCGAAAAAGCGTATGAATACTGATACAAGAGCTGCAGATATGTTTGTGGAAATTCTTGGCAAAAAACAAAATGCCACACCAAGGGCAGATTTAGTTCCGAGCTTATCCACAGCTGCTGGTGATCAAACACCAACGAATAAAAGATATCTGGCGGAAGGACTTACTGACGATTCATTCAACAGTGATTTGGACGGTTCTGTGCAGAACAAGCACATCCCTCTTAAACAACTATCTTTGCAACAAGGCATCCTTCCATCTCGCAAAGAGCCCGTTTCAGATTCGCAAGAGGAAACCATCACATTGAGATCACTGTTCGAACGAGTACAGAACTTGGCGACTCAATTGGACCGATGCTTGCTCATGCTTTCACAAGTGAACGCAAAACTTGATACAATAGGCTCGCGTAATCATTTGGTAGAGCCTAATAACGAAGATCAAATTGAAGTGAAACAAAATGTACTGCAGCCTGTCACGAATCTTGCCGAGTTGGAAGCCGTTGATGAAATGTGTAGCGATGATAGGTTCGTTGAGAGTGTAATCAAATCGATGGGCAAAGTGCACG ATCGCCGATTTTTACGGGACGTATCATGGACTGGTGTGAGCAAAACAAAAGATAAACATGGAAAACCAAAAACAAAGATCGCTTTTTCTAAGTACAATAAGTTTATTGACGTTTTCTTCCAAACCGTTCTTAATGCTGACGAGTTGTTCAGTTTGGAAGCTTGTCATAAATTCCTTAAGCAATGCATTCGAAATTCAAAGCAGCGGCTTGAGGACATAAAGCAAATCCGCACTTCTGTATCAAGAAAGAGATGCCGGAAAAACGTGAGAATGGAAGAACAATTGGAAAAAAGAGATGATACCTCGGAAGACAGACCAAGCGATGATGAACTCGACAACAATGCATCTCATCAGACAGAAGACCTTACAGATTCTCAGGGAATGATAATTGAATTCCTGGAAGAGACTGTTCTCAAATCAGAACCTGTAGTGGAGTAA